The Paenibacillus polymyxa M1 DNA segment ATTTCAGCACCTGCTAATTGAATAGTTGCCGGGATAATATCCAATCCCTCGACCTGTGTACTGATAATCGCCTCGCTAGGGTCAACCTCATTAATGAGTACATCATAAATACAATTTGCCACATCCGCCTTATTGATACCCACACCGCTGGTTGTATTACCTTGCGGGTCGATATCCACGAGCAATACCCTTTTGCCGAGGGAAGCAAGTCCGGCGCCCAAATTCACGGAAGTAGTCGTTTTGCCTACTCCGCCCTTTTGATTGGCTACGGCTATTATTTTTGACACTTCATTCACCTCATAATTTAATCGGAATCCTGCTACGTTCCATGATTGCAAAAGCTCTATGAAGACGTTACTTAGTCCTTAACTTACGGATAACGGCAATTTTCAAAATAGAATACGAGTATGCTGCGGTTTTATGTTGGCGTTAGACAGAAAAAGCGGCAATTGCTGCCGCTGTACGCTTCATCCCTTACTTACGTTTGGGAATTTGAATGACAATCTCATAGTGATCCTCATGATCAGATTCCTTTGTTTTGATATCCAACCCTGAGCCAGACACCATATCAATGGATTGACGAATCGTATTCAGCGCAAGCCGGACATCCTTAGTAAAGGAAATCCGCTTTGATTTCTTAATCGTGGATACTTGTTTATAAAAGGCAACTCGTGCCTCTGTCTGCTTCACATTGAGTTCCTTAGCAATTACTTCATCTAAAACCTTGTACTGTAATTCTTCGGTCTCTAACGACAATAATGCACGGGCGTGACGCTCGGACACCTTCCGTTCCATTAGGGCCTCTTTCACTCTCTCCGGCAAATGAAGCAGCCGTATTTTATTAGCAATAGTGGATTGGCTTTTGCCAAGTCGCTGAGCGAGGCTTTCCTGGGTAAGTTGATGCAGGTCAATCAGCTTTTGATAAGCTACAGCCTCTTCAATCGCAGTTAGACCCTCACGCTGAAGATTCTCAATCAACGCGATGGATGCAGCTTGTGAATCATTAAACTCACGAACAATGGCTGGAATCGTCTCCATACCCAGCTTGGTGACAGCTCTCCAACGACGTTCCCCTGCTATAATTTCATATTGTCCATTACGGAAACGAACGACAATCGGTTGAATTACACCATGCGTCTTAATAGTCTGGCATAGCTCATCAATCTTCTCGTCGTCAAATATGGTGCGGGGCTGATAAGGACTGCTGACAATATCCCGAACTGGAATTTGTTTTATTTCGTCCCCATTGGATCGCTCCGTCAAACCAAATAGCTTGGAAAATTGTTCTTTCATTCCGTATAATACCACCTAATTTCATAATAGCACCATACAAACAGCGCTTCGTGAAAAACAGTTCCTTACGGGGATTGTAGACCCTTCTATATGAAACAGCGCCGTAAGCGGGTACACTCCACGTACTCCCCTGACATTTGTTGTCCCACTTCCCTATATGTATATCTGAAATCATGAGTACGGGAAGCAGCCAACTTACACTAAAACGATTATCTCTATTCTATCACTTTTCCAGTCATAATCCTATCGTCTCTACCAGCTTTTCGAAAGGATAAAAGAATAAAATTATGTAGAGGGTATTACGCAAGGAGTCTTCTTAAGCAAAGATCTATAAACCATAAAAAAAGTGAATGTTTCACGTGAAACATTCACTTTCTTTCAAACATTTACACTAACGGAGCCTTCAAAGGAGTACCTGGCTTACGCGGGTATTTCCGTGGTGTAGCTGCTCTTTTTTCAATAATAATCATATGTCTAGCTGCATCCTCAACAGGTAGCTGGAAGGCCTGAACATGCTTAATTCTCCCCTTCAGCTCTTTCAAACTGTAGGAAGCTTCCATGATTTCTTCGGTTGGATCGCTACCCTTCATCGCTGCAAAGTGCCCTCCTTCACGGACAAAAGGCAGACAAAATTCATTTAGTACCGCGAGACGGGCAACGGCTCGGGCTGTGACCAGATCATAGCTATCACGATATCCTGCTTTGCGTCCCAATTCCTCTGCCCTGCTGTGAATCAGTTCGACATTTTCCAGTCCCAACTGCTCTACAACATGTGCTAAGAATTGTATCCGTTTGTTCAATGAGTCTACGATGGTCAATTGAATATGTGGAAAACATATTTTCAAAGGGATACCAGGGAAACCTGCGCCTGACCCAATGTCAGCCAGGCTCTCCACATCATTTAACGGAACATAAAAGGCAAGTGAAACAGAATCGTAAAAATGCTTGGTGTACACCGCTTCTCGCTCAGTAATACCCGTCAGGTTCATTTTTTCATTCCATTCAACCAGCACACGGTAATATGTTTCAAACTGCTCTAACTGACTGTCATTAATCACAATGCTATGCTCTGCCAGCCGCTGCTTGAACTGCTGTTGTATCGCGTCCATTAAGATCCCCTCGCTGCCGTTACACGGTTATAGTGCTCCAAATAAACCAGCAAAATGGAAATATCCGCAGGAGTTACACCGGAGATACGGGATGCCTGACCAATGGACATCGGACGAATCTTCTCAAGTTTCTGCTTGGCTTCAATGGCCAAGCCTTGAACTTCATTGTATGCGATATCCTCTGGAAGCTTCTTCTTCTCCATCTTTTGCAGGCGTTCTACATGCATCAACTGCTTTTCAATGTAGCCCGCATACTTAATTTGGATCTCCACCTGTTCTTGCTCTTCCTCAGTAAGGGCTACAGGTGAAGGTGAAATTTGTGCCACTTGTGCATAGCTAATCTCAGGTCGACGCAGTACCGTTAACAAATTACTGCCGTCCTGTATCGGTGCAGATCCACCTTGCTCCAGCATCTCATTTACATCAACTGGACGAACTTTAGCTAAACGCAAACGCTCAATTTCTTGCTCTACCTTTTGTTTTTTATCCAAAAAGCGCTCGTATCGTTCATCTGTAATCAGGCCAATATCATGCCCAATCGGAGTCAATCGCAGATCCGCGTTATCATGCCGCAGCAACAGACGGTATTCTGCACGGGAGGTCAGCAAGCGATATGGCTCATTTGTACCCTTCGTCACCAGATCGTCAATCAGAACCCCAATGTAGCCTTGAGAACGATCCAGTACGACGGGCTCTTTGCCCTGCACCTTACGAGCTGCATTAATCCCAGCCATAATTCCTTGACCCGCAGCTTCTTCATAACCAGATGTCCCGTTAATTTGACCTGCCGTGAATAAGCCAGGTACTTTTTTCGTTTCCAAAGTAGGCCACAATTGAGTTGGTACCATCGCATCGTATTCAATAGCGTAACCGTTACGCATCATTTCTACCTTTTCCATCCCTGGAATGGTACGTAGTACTGCTAATTGCACGTCCTCTGGCAAGCTTGTCGACAAGCCTTGAACATAGTATTCAGATGTGTTTTTACCCTCAGGCTCCAAAAAGATTTGGTGCTTCGGCTTATCACTGAAACGCACCACTTTATCTTCAATAGATGGGCAATAACGTGGGCCCGTTCCTTCAATCAGACCAGAGAACATCGGTGCACGATGTAAATTATCATTAATGATCTGATGTGTTTCCACTGAAGTATACGTCAGCCAGCAAGGAAGCTGCTCATTATCCGAGGACTTCGTTTCATAGGAGAAGAACTTCGGCTGATCATCGCCTGGCTGTATTTCTGTTTTACTAAAATCAATTGTATCCTTATGCACACGTGGTGGTGTTCCTGTCTTAAACC contains these protein-coding regions:
- the noc gene encoding nucleoid occlusion protein, translating into MKEQFSKLFGLTERSNGDEIKQIPVRDIVSSPYQPRTIFDDEKIDELCQTIKTHGVIQPIVVRFRNGQYEIIAGERRWRAVTKLGMETIPAIVREFNDSQAASIALIENLQREGLTAIEEAVAYQKLIDLHQLTQESLAQRLGKSQSTIANKIRLLHLPERVKEALMERKVSERHARALLSLETEELQYKVLDEVIAKELNVKQTEARVAFYKQVSTIKKSKRISFTKDVRLALNTIRQSIDMVSGSGLDIKTKESDHEDHYEIVIQIPKRK
- the rsmG gene encoding 16S rRNA (guanine(527)-N(7))-methyltransferase RsmG, with product MDAIQQQFKQRLAEHSIVINDSQLEQFETYYRVLVEWNEKMNLTGITEREAVYTKHFYDSVSLAFYVPLNDVESLADIGSGAGFPGIPLKICFPHIQLTIVDSLNKRIQFLAHVVEQLGLENVELIHSRAEELGRKAGYRDSYDLVTARAVARLAVLNEFCLPFVREGGHFAAMKGSDPTEEIMEASYSLKELKGRIKHVQAFQLPVEDAARHMIIIEKRAATPRKYPRKPGTPLKAPLV
- the mnmG gene encoding tRNA uridine-5-carboxymethylaminomethyl(34) synthesis enzyme MnmG, with translation MGYQGGDYDVIIVGAGHAGVESALAAARMGCRTLMITINLDMVAFMPCNPSIGGPAKGHVVREIDALGGEMGRNIDKTFIQMRMLNTGKGPAVHALRAQADKFSYQHAMKETMEKEPNLTLRQGMVEELIIEDGKCVGVITKTGTEYRSKAVVLTTGTYLRGKIIMGELMYESGPNNQQPSLRLSEHLRELGFDLVRFKTGTPPRVHKDTIDFSKTEIQPGDDQPKFFSYETKSSDNEQLPCWLTYTSVETHQIINDNLHRAPMFSGLIEGTGPRYCPSIEDKVVRFSDKPKHQIFLEPEGKNTSEYYVQGLSTSLPEDVQLAVLRTIPGMEKVEMMRNGYAIEYDAMVPTQLWPTLETKKVPGLFTAGQINGTSGYEEAAGQGIMAGINAARKVQGKEPVVLDRSQGYIGVLIDDLVTKGTNEPYRLLTSRAEYRLLLRHDNADLRLTPIGHDIGLITDERYERFLDKKQKVEQEIERLRLAKVRPVDVNEMLEQGGSAPIQDGSNLLTVLRRPEISYAQVAQISPSPVALTEEEQEQVEIQIKYAGYIEKQLMHVERLQKMEKKKLPEDIAYNEVQGLAIEAKQKLEKIRPMSIGQASRISGVTPADISILLVYLEHYNRVTAARGS